In the genome of Rhodothermales bacterium, the window ACCACGGATTTACGGAGCCGGCCAGCTGGACGGATGAGTACCGGCGCATCCTCGAACTCATTGAAGAATCGGTGGGTCCCCAGGCCCATCCACCCGCACATTCAAACGGCAGTAACGACAACTGAACGGCCTTATAGGAGAGATTTCCTCCCCGATGTGATTGCCGCGCAATAGAAAAGCGAACGAATCTAAAGTAAATTAGTTAGTACAAGGCACAACGACGTGAGAAGGCGCTTCATGAATCGAACCTCAACAGGATATCTGTGGATGCTCGCCGGCATTCTGCTGGCCGGATGCAGCACGGAAGGGTGTGACACCAATCGATTGACCACGCTCTTCAGTGGCACCGCCGCCGACGGCACGCTGCTGCCCTACCAGATCGAAGGCGTGAAGCGGGATTTTTGCTCGAAATTCCGGGGCGTCGAGACCTTTTATGCCGGCCAGACCAGCAGCAGTCCACCCGTGGAAGGTGAAAACACGAACCTGCCGGCCTTGCTCCAACCCTACCTCCGGGTGACCATCAACGGCCAGTCCGCCGAGATGAACGCCCTCATGCTGGACACCATGCGGCGGTACCTCAGCGCAATCGATTGGCCGGGATCGACCGATTGCCACGGCGTGCTCGTCCTCTCGGAGAACTCGTTGCTGCTCGAGTTCCCCAACACTGTCGTCTCACGCTCCCCCGCGCGACGCGGGATAGTTACCCTCGAAATTGTCTCGATCTCGTCGGCCTGGCAAAAAGGGCCGGACCGTGTCTGGCGTCTCCTCCAGGTGCATATGTCAGAGGGAACACGCGACGTGCCTGAAGACCAGGCGCCGGCGGTCGCAAGCGACGCGGAAGGCGCGGCCGAGTCAGGAGCATTCGGGGGAGGAAAGCCACGGACCGGCAAGATGGGATGGTAATATGCGCCCGTTTTCGATGATAGCCCTGTTCCTGCTCCTGGCCTCCGGTTGCGGACAGACGTATTCCTGCAACACCAACCCTATCCTCATCGGTACCCGCTCCGAAACGGATACGCGGGAGGCCGTGCTGAACGCCTCCGGCCGGTTTATCCAGGCGCTCATGACCCAGAATGCCAGCGGGCTCCGCCCGCTCATCAGCGAACAGGAGTCGTTTCAGGCCGTCGCCGGCGGTGATGTCCTCGGGCCTGCCCCCTTCCTGCAAGCCGTGGAGCAAGGACGTTTCCCGATTCCTTCGGACCGGGCGGAAATGACCCTGCCGGAATTTGTGCTAGACCCCAGTGGCAATGCCATCGTCACATACCGCGGCCAGGGCGAGCTCATTGCAGACGGCAAACGACTGCGAGCCGGCGGGTTTGCCTTCCGTACGATATGGCGAAACGAAGGTGGAACATGGCGTCTTATCCGTATCGAGCAGAGCATGGAGGGGAAACGCAGCGGCACAATCGGATGGTGATGGCGCCTTCGAGACGCTCCAAGCCAAAGTCCGAAAGAAAAAGGTCAGAAAAAGGGCAGGCAAAAAAAGAGGGAGATGAAGCCAGGCCTCATCTCCCTCTTTCAATTTGAGCGGAGTGTTTACTCTGCCGGCACCAACTTCCCGAACTCGTCCCGCTTGAGCACCGCCCCGTTGGCCAGGATGACTCGCTCCGCATTTCCGTTCGGACCCGTCACCTTGATGGTCACGGCCTCGATCTTCTCCGGCAGCAGATTCCCCATATCGTCCACCTGCCCGCCATTCTGGATACCGAACGAGAACTCGGTAATGCCCGATCCGCCGAAGAGTACGTCGCTCAAGGTGACGTCCGTGTTGCCAAAGGTGGCCACATTTTCCCCGCTGGCGCGGACGGTGATCGTTGTGCCGGCCGCCAGCGGATTCTGATTTACGTCGTACACAAAGAACTGATAGGCGCGACTGATGACAAGCGCTCCCTGGGACGGCGGGACGAAGATATTGGCCGCTCCCGAGCAGAGGAACACCGCATCATCCGAGATCTGCTGCTGGTTCCGGTCGGCCGTCGTTGCCGTTACCGTCCCGTAGCCCGGGCCAAACGTCGCATGATCAGGCAGGGGTGCGCCAGACACCTTGGTCACACCCACCACGCCAAGCGCATCCGTCTGCGCCGAGCCCTGGATGACGCCGCCTGTCGTCGTGAAGTACACCGAGGTGCCTGGCCTCACCGGGTTGCCGTATTGATCGCCCACGACCCCGACCACGCGGGACTGGAAGTTGATGATCGCCCAGCAGGCTTCGTTCAGCGTCATGCCGATCGAGAAATGATCGTCGTCCGGCAACCCGCCGTGCACCGTCAGGTTGACCGGCAACGAACGGATCGTGCGGCCGCCGATGCTGGCCGTGGCGACCAGCTGAATCACGCCGGCAATCGTACCGCTGGACACATTGGTGCGGACAACGCCATCGTTGTTCGTAACGCCAGACTCGGGGAAGATGAATGCGCCACCCCCGGGGTCCACGCCAAATGAAAAGTTGATCGTGGCCGCATTATCCAGGTTGATGGGCCGGCCCAACGAGTCCGTCATCTGGAACACTACCTCCGCCACTTCCTCAGAACCGCTCTCACGTACGCCGATTACATCGGTCGTTTGTGACAACAGCAATATATTGGATCCCCGACCGGAGACGCGCCCGCCCTGATCGGTGCCCGACGACGTGGGCGACATCCGTATCGTGGCGACATCGATCGTCCGGTTGGCAACCGCCAGCACGCTCGTCGTTGTGTTGGAATACCCGCTCTTCGTGGCCAGGATCGACACGTTCATCGTGCTATCGATCTCGACTTCGACACTGAACCGCCCGGAGGCGTCGGTCTCCGATAGCAGGTTCTGCGGCTGGATCTGGAGAAACGCTCCAACGACCGGCTCGCTTGTAACGGCATCAACGACAAGGCCATTGAGCGTCACTACGCCGGCGTCTTCACTTCCACCGAATACATCGCACCCCGCGCCAACAATCAGCAGGGCTACGATCAACGTCGTAAACAGGACAGTATTTCTCATCAATAGGTACCTCAAAAATCGCCTTTCGCGTTCAACCAATAAACTGCTTGTGGGACGGGCCAGGCCGATCAATGCGTCGGCTCAATCATGAGATCAGCTTCGCTACGCCCGGGCGCTTCGCTGGCGTTCCTCTTACCTGTCGTCACGGTTTCTGGATCAACATAAATACGGCGTACAAACCTTGCACGAAGCATCTTGTTCGCCGCACAGGCGCCCGGCGCCTTGCCTCGCATCTGGAAGCCTCCAAAATCCATCAATAACAATGCCGAACCCCCGGCTTCGATCCGGATCGGGACAAGATTCACAGGCCGCCGGCCGTTTCCCGAATCAGACGCCACGCCGTCTCCACATGATCGATCGTGGTGTGCGTCTGGCCGACGCACAACCGCAACGTGTACTTCCTGTCCAGCCGGGTATGGGTCAGGTAGATCTTGCCGCTCGCATTCAACGCTTCGAGCAAGCGCTGATTCAGCGTGTCCCCACCCTTAAGGCGAAAACAAACCAGATTGAGGGGCGCCGGCGCCGCCAGCTCGAAGGCGTCGTCCGCCTCGACCCACCCGGCAAACGCCCGGGCGGCGTCCACGTGCCCACGCACGTACGCGCGCAGCCCCTCGGTGCCGTAATAACGCAGCACAAACCACAACTTCAGGGCCCTAAAACGCCGGCCCAGCTGGATGTGCCAGTCGCGATAATCAATCACCTGCCCCGTTGCCGACGCCTGGTTGCGCAAATACTCGGGTAAGATTGAGAAGGTGTCGATCAGGGCGCTCCGATCCCGCACAAAAAAGGCCGAACAGTCGAAGTTCGTAAGCATCCACTTGTGGGGATTAAAGCAGTAACTGTCCGCCAGCTCCAGGCCGACATGTATCCACCGAAACTCGGGGCACAGGGCCGCCGTGCCGGCCATCGCGGCATCAACATGGAACCAGATGCCCTCGCGACGGCAAATCGCACCTATCGCTGGTACCGGATCGATCGCGGTGCTGGAAGTGGTGCCCACCGACGCCGCCACGAAACAGGGCGTAAAGCCGGCCGCCCGGTCCTCCGCGATCTGTGCCTCCAGCACATCCGGCCGCATCGCAAACGTGCCGTCCACCTCGATCAACCGGACCTGCGCCCGCCCGATGCCGGCGATCTTAGCCGCCTTCTCGATCGAAGAATGGGCGTGGCGCGAGGTATATACGGTCAACTTGCCATCACACCCCCGTTCGTTTGTCGCAAAACCGGTCGCCTGTTCTCGGCCCGCCAGCATCGCGCTCAACACGGCGCTCGATGCCGTGTCCTGGATGACACCTCCACCGGCATTGGTCGACAAAAAGGCCGCCGGTAACCCCAGCAACTCCACCAACCAGTCCATCACAAGGGTCTCGAGCTCGGTACAGGCCGGGCTCGTCGCCCACAACATCCCCTGCACTCCAAGACCGGAAGACAGCAAATCTCCCAGGATCGCCGGCCCGGACGCGTTCGCGGGGAAATAGGCGTAGAAGTGAGGCGATTGCCAGTGCGTGATCCCCGGGAGGATTTTTTCGTCGAGGTCCGCCAGCAACCGCTCGAACGGCTCGCCGGCCTCCGGCGCCGCATCCGGCAATCCCGCGCGGATCTCCCCCGGTTTCACCTGCGATAACACGGGAAACGACGCCACCCGCGCCTGGTAATCCGCAATCCAATCAATGACGGCATACCCGTGGGCCCGGAATTCCTCAGGTGTCATGTGGCGTGGCTGTGGCTCTGGCATAACGAACGGAGAAGCAGGTTGCCGACTGGTAGGTGTGCGAGAGATACGCGAAACCGCCGCAAGAAACAACCCACCGCCCGTAACCTGCAATCCTTCGAGTCAGTCGGCTAGCGCCGCCTTCCCTCAGGACAGGCCTGACAACCTGCAACCTATTTCCTCACATGCCCGTCCCCAACCCCGATCCACTTGTACGTGGTCAATTCCGCCAACCCCATCGGCCCGCGTGCATGTAACTTCTGGGTGCTCACGGCCACTTCCGCGCCCAACCCGAACTGCCCGCCATCGTTGAACCGGGTGCTCGCGTTTACGAACACGGCCGATGAGTTGACGGCGTTGACGAACCGGTTCGCGTTGGCGAAATCACGCGTGACGATTGCGTCCGAGTGGTCCATGCTGTGCCGGCGAATATGGGCGATCGCCTCGTCCATCGAATCCACGATCTTGACGCCCAGTACGAGCGACATCCACTCGGTATCGAAGTCCTCCGGCCCGGCCAGACGCGCCTCGTGGCCGGCCTGCTGAAGCATCGCCAGCGCATCCGCCGTGGCGCGTAGCTCGACGCCATGTCGCTTCAGACGCTCGGCCATTTTCGGCAGAAACGCCTCGGCGACCGGCCGATACACCAGCACCGTGTCGAGCGAATTACATACACTCGGCCGGTGGGTCTTGCCGTTTTCGACGATGTCGACTGCCTGTTGAAGGTCGGCGCTTTCGTCGACAAACACATGGCAGATGCCAACGCCGCCTGTAATCACGGGGATGGTGCTCTGCTCTTTACACCGACGATGCAGGCTCGCTCCGCCGCGCGGAATGATCACATCTACAAACTGATCCAGCCGCAGCAGCTGCCCGACCAGTTCGCGATCAGGATTGTCGATGTACTGCACGGCCGTCGCCGGCACGGCCGTCCCAGCCAGCGCCTCCTGGATCACCTGCGCCAGCGCACTATTGCTGTGGATGGTCTCCGTCCCGCCCCTTAAAATCGCCGCGTTGCCGGTTTTGAGGCATAGGGTCGCGATATCGATCGTGACATTGGGCCGCGCCTCGTAGATCACCCCGATCACACCAAGCGGTATCCGCCGCTTCGTCACGCGCAACCCGTTGGGCAACAGCCGGCTCTCGATGTCCGAACCCACGGGGTCCGGCAAGCCGGCCACCTTTCGAGTATCTGCAGCCAGCGCGGCGATCCGCGCCTCGTTCAGCAATAGCCGATCGAGCAGCGCCGCGCTCAGCCCTTTCGCCCGGCCGGCTTCAATGTCGATCGCATTCGCCGCCAGCACCCGCGCCGTGCGAGCCTCAAGCGCATCGGCAATCGCCAGCAACGCGGCATCCTTCTGGGCCGTGGAGAGAACGGTCAGGACGTGACTCGCGTCGCGGGCAAGCGTGCCGGTGTGGATCAGATCGGTCGTTACTTCCATGAATTCGTGGGTCAATCAAACAAGAATCATGTCATCGC includes:
- a CDS encoding nuclear transport factor 2 family protein, yielding MIALFLLLASGCGQTYSCNTNPILIGTRSETDTREAVLNASGRFIQALMTQNASGLRPLISEQESFQAVAGGDVLGPAPFLQAVEQGRFPIPSDRAEMTLPEFVLDPSGNAIVTYRGQGELIADGKRLRAGGFAFRTIWRNEGGTWRLIRIEQSMEGKRSGTIGW
- a CDS encoding aminotransferase class V-fold PLP-dependent enzyme; the protein is MTPEEFRAHGYAVIDWIADYQARVASFPVLSQVKPGEIRAGLPDAAPEAGEPFERLLADLDEKILPGITHWQSPHFYAYFPANASGPAILGDLLSSGLGVQGMLWATSPACTELETLVMDWLVELLGLPAAFLSTNAGGGVIQDTASSAVLSAMLAGREQATGFATNERGCDGKLTVYTSRHAHSSIEKAAKIAGIGRAQVRLIEVDGTFAMRPDVLEAQIAEDRAAGFTPCFVAASVGTTSSTAIDPVPAIGAICRREGIWFHVDAAMAGTAALCPEFRWIHVGLELADSYCFNPHKWMLTNFDCSAFFVRDRSALIDTFSILPEYLRNQASATGQVIDYRDWHIQLGRRFRALKLWFVLRYYGTEGLRAYVRGHVDAARAFAGWVEADDAFELAAPAPLNLVCFRLKGGDTLNQRLLEALNASGKIYLTHTRLDRKYTLRLCVGQTHTTIDHVETAWRLIRETAGGL
- a CDS encoding glutamate-5-semialdehyde dehydrogenase; this encodes MEVTTDLIHTGTLARDASHVLTVLSTAQKDAALLAIADALEARTARVLAANAIDIEAGRAKGLSAALLDRLLLNEARIAALAADTRKVAGLPDPVGSDIESRLLPNGLRVTKRRIPLGVIGVIYEARPNVTIDIATLCLKTGNAAILRGGTETIHSNSALAQVIQEALAGTAVPATAVQYIDNPDRELVGQLLRLDQFVDVIIPRGGASLHRRCKEQSTIPVITGGVGICHVFVDESADLQQAVDIVENGKTHRPSVCNSLDTVLVYRPVAEAFLPKMAERLKRHGVELRATADALAMLQQAGHEARLAGPEDFDTEWMSLVLGVKIVDSMDEAIAHIRRHSMDHSDAIVTRDFANANRFVNAVNSSAVFVNASTRFNDGGQFGLGAEVAVSTQKLHARGPMGLAELTTYKWIGVGDGHVRK